The Arachis ipaensis cultivar K30076 chromosome B07, Araip1.1, whole genome shotgun sequence genome includes a window with the following:
- the LOC107607616 gene encoding uncharacterized protein LOC107607616, whose protein sequence is MERYFEGQGVVEEAIKVRIAALYLSDNATLWWRRKSVDMEKGTYNIATWEDFKRELKRQFFPENVVYEARKKLRELKHKNGTLCMDQGKVKAIKEWEPPNKVSELRSFLGLANYYQRFIKGYSTKAAPLTDLLKKNHSWEWSKECQKAFDELKAAITEGPVLALPDYSKVFEVHTDASDYAIGGALMQEGHPIAFESRKLNDTERRYTVQEKEMTAVVHCLRTWHHYLLGSHFIVKTDNVATSYFQTQKKLSPKQARWQDFLVEFDFEFEYKSGKTNVVADALSRKAELAAISMVEGDIMHIIKEGLHHDPLAKKLVELAREEEPARLFFKNVVKYRGLPKSIISDRDPRFTGRLWTELFKLLGSELHFSTSFHPQTDGHTERVNALLECYLRHFVSANQKDWTKLLDIAQFSYNLQRSESTGKSPFEIVTRQQPLTPHSLSSSYSGKSPGAYHIINSWEEQANVTRSYLDKAAKRMKKWVHKGLIRKYEGPFEIIGRVGEVAYKVQLPPSMKIHPVFHVSMLKPYHGDQDEPSRGDSSRAPPVVIRSFDKEIEEILANRIVRRRGVPPSIQYLIKWKGLSITEASWETHEDLWQFQEHLERYHEQNATRTSAH, encoded by the exons ATGGAGAGGTACTTCGAAGGCCAAGGGGTGGTCGAAGAAGCAATAAAGGTACGCATTGCAGCTCTCTACCTTTCTGATAATGCTACTTTGTGGTGGAGGAGAAAGTCCGTAGATATGGAAAAGGGTACTTACAACATAGCCACATGGGAAGATTTCAAAAGGGAGTTGAAAAGACAATTCTTCCCTGAGAATGTGGTTTATGAAGCAAGGAAGAAGTTGAGGGAGTTGAAGCACAAGA ATGGAACTCTCTGCATGGATCAAGGAAAAGTGAAGGCTATCAAAGAGTGGGAACCTCCAAACAAGGTATCTGAATTGAGGTCATTCCTTGGGTTGGCTAATTACTATCAGAGATTTATCAAGGGATACTCCACCAAGGCTGCACCATTAACTGATCTTCTCAAGAAGAACCACTCTTGGGAATggtcaaaggagtgtcaaaaggcttttgatgagtTGAAGGCTGCTATCACAGAAGGACCAGTACTAGCACTACCCGACTACTCAAAGGTGTTTGAAGTCCACACTGATGCTTCTGACTACGCTATTGGAGGAGCTCTGATGCAAGAAGGACATCCTATTGCCTTTGAGAGTCGCAAGTTGAATGATACAGAGAGGCGATACACTGTCCAAGAGAAGGAGATGACCGCGGTGGTGCATTGTCTGAGAACTTGGCATCACTACTTGCTTGGTTCACACTTCATCGTCAAGACAGACAATGTGGCtacaagctacttccaaactCAAAAGAAGTTAAGCCCCAAACAAGCTAGGTGGCAAGACTTCTTGGTTGAGTTTGATTTTGAATTCGAATACAAGTCAGGCAAGACTAATGTGGTAGCAGATGCGCTGAGTCGCAAGGCTGAGTTAGCGGCCATTTCTATGGTTGAAGGAGATATTATGCATATCATCAAGGAAGGGTTGCATCACGATCCATTAGCCAAGAAGTTGGTGGAATTGGCTAGAGAAG AGGAACCAGCACGActattcttcaagaatgtggTGAAGTACCGGGGATTGCCTAAGAGCATCATTAGTGATCGAGATCCACGCTTCACAGGACGACTATGGACAGAGTTGTTCAAACTCCTTGGGTCGGAGCTTCATTTCTCAACAAGCTTCCATCCTCAAACCGATGGGCATACTGAGAGAGTGAATGCCTTACTTGAGTGTTACTTGAGGCATTTTGTAAGCGCTAATCAGAAGGATTGGACAAAACTCCTAGACATTGCTCAATTCTCATACAATCTGCAAAGGAGTGAGTCTACAGGGAAGAGCCCATTCGAGATTGTGACTAGACAACAGCCGCTTACACCtcactctctttcttcctcttactcaGGGAAGAGCCCTGGAGCTTATCATATAATTAATTCATGGGAAGAACAAGCAAATGTCACTCGTTCTTACCTCGACAAAGCTGccaagaggatgaagaaatgg GTTCATAAGGGCTTAATCCGCAAATACGAAGGGCCATTTGAGATCATTGGACGTGTTGGGGAGGTTGCTTACAAAGTACAACTCCCTCCCTCTATGAAGATCCACCCGGTCTTCCATGTGAGTATGCTTAAACCATATCATGGAGACCAAGACGAACCGAGTAGAGGTGACTCAAGTCGCGCTCCGCCCGTGGTAATTAGATCCTTTGATAAAGAAATCGAAGAGATCTTAGCTAATCGCATCGTGCGACGAAGAGGGGTGCCACCGAGTATCCAATATTTGATCAAGTGGAAAGGGCTCTCGATAACCGAAGCTAGCTGGGAAACTCACGAAGATCTATGGCAATTTCAAGAACATCTAGAGCGCTATCATGAACAGAACGCGACGAGGACGTCTGCGCATTAG